A stretch of the Medicago truncatula cultivar Jemalong A17 chromosome 5, MtrunA17r5.0-ANR, whole genome shotgun sequence genome encodes the following:
- the LOC11409870 gene encoding WD40 repeat-containing protein HOS15 isoform X1 codes for MASITSVELNYLVFRYLQESGFTHSAFVFGNEGGINKCPIDGNLVPPGALVTFVQKGLQFLEMEANLNNCDADFDEDFSFLQPLDLITKDVHELKKMVNERRRKRQRGKTKESEKEHDGDRGLTREKERQEREKEREKDKENLENHKEQELQNENQISREMVSDQEDKINGTKKEDAKKKDRVNGTKKDDGKKEGKVNGAKKEDKVNVKLEEDGAFGGPEPMDICTTSAFQPCEFLKSDVTILEGHKSEVCACAWSPTGSFLASGSGDSTARIWTIAEGTRKLDSKNDPSSVLVLQHIRGTTTEKNKDVTTLDWNGEGTLLATGSYDGQARIWTTNGELKSTLCKHKGPIFSLKWNKKGDYILTGGFDGSAIVWDVQAEKWKQQFDFHRGKFFTIIFFYFFYKNSKIEFFVRKPCLGSTLDVDWRNNVSFASSSNDTMIHVCKIGENHPVKTFAGHQGEVNCIKWDPTGSILASCSDDNTAKIWSMKQDKYIHDFREHSKEIYAIRWSPTGPGTNNPNKKLVLASASCDSTVKLWDAELGKLIHSLNGHRDRVYTISFSPNGEYLASGSPDKSINIWSLNDGKIIKTYKGNGGIFEVCWNKEGDKIAACFSNNTVCILDFRM; via the exons ATGGCTTCCATCACCTCCGTCGAACTCAATTATCTCGTCTTTCGCTACCTTCAAGAATCAG GTTTCACACATTCTGCTTTTGTGTTTGGGAATGAGGGTGGCATTAACAAATGCCCCATTGACGGAAATTTGGTACCACCGGGGGCTCTTGTTACATTTGTTCAGAAGGGACTACAGTTCTTGGAGATGGAAGCTAACTTGAATAAT TGTGATGCAGACTTTGATGAAGATTTTTCGTTCTTACAACCTTTGGATCTTATCACAAAAGACGTGCATGAACTTAAGAAAATGGTAAATGAAAGAAGGAGAAAACGACAAAGGGGTAAAACTAAGGAATCTGAAAAAGAGCATGATGGTGATCGCGGACTGACAAGAGAAAAGGAAAGACAGGAAAGGGAGAAAGAACGTGAAAAGGATAAAGAGAATTTAGAAAATCATAAAGAGCAAGAACTGCAAAATGAAAATCAGATCAGTAGAGAAATGGTCTCAGATCAAGAAGATAAAATTAATGGTACTAAAAAAGAAGATGCTAAAAAGAAAGACAGGGTTAATGGTACTAAAAAAGATGATGGTAAAAAAGAAGGTAAGGTTAATGGTGCTAAAAAAGAAGATAAGGTTAATGTAAAGCTTGAGGAGGATGGAGCATTTGGAG GACCAGAGCCCATGGACATATGTACAACATCAGCATTTCAGCCGTGTGAATTTCTTAAGTCTGATGTGACAATTTTGGAAGGGCATAAGTCAGAA GTCTGTGCTTGTGCGTGGAGTCCTACAGGATCCTTTCTTGCATCAGG GTCTGGGGATTCAACAGCTCGTATTTGGACAATAGCTGAAGGGACGCGTAAATTAGATTCCAAGAACGACCCTTCGAGTGTGTTGGTGTTGCAACACATCAGGGGTACAACCACTGAAAAGAATAAAGATGTCACTACACTTGATTGGAAT GGGGAGGGGACACTACTTGCAACCGGTTCTTATGATGGTCAAGCACGAATTTGGACCACTAATG GTGAACTAAAGAGTACATTATGCAAACACAAGGGACCCATATTTTCTCTGAAGTGGAATAAGAAAGGAGATTATATTCTTACTGGAGGTTTCGATGGGTCTGCAATTGTATGGGATGTTCAAGCTGAGAAATGGAAACAACAATTTGATTTTCACAGAGGTAAATTTTTTACTataatattcttttattttttttacaaaaactctAAAATAGAATTCTTTGTGAGAAAACCA TGTTTAGGTTCAACACTCGACGTTGATTGGCGCAATAATGTGTCATTTGCATCAAGCTCCAATGACACCATGATACATGTTTGCAAGATTGGCGAAAACCACCCAGTAAAAACTTTTGCCGGGCACCAG GGTGAAGTTAATTGTATCAAATGGGATCCCACAGGTTCAATACTGGCCTCGTGTTCAGACGATAACACTGCAAAG ATATGGAGTATGAAGCAAGATAAGTATATTCATGATTTTAGGGAGCATTCCAAG GAGATCTATGCTATCAGATGGAGCCCAACTGGTCCTGGTACAAATAACCCTAATAAGAAATTGGTGTTGGCTAG TGCATCATGTGACTCTACCGTAAAGCTATGGGATGCAGAACTCGGGAAACTAATTCATAGCTTGAATGGACACAG GGATCGTGTATATACTATTTCATTCAGCCCCAATGGTGAGTATTTAGCCAGTGGGTCCCCTGACAAATCCATAAATATATGGTCCTTGAATGATGGCAAGATCATTAAAACATACAAAGGCAATGGAGGTATTTTTGAGGTCTGTTGGAACAAGGAGGGTGACAAGATCGCTGCCTGTTTTTCTAATAATACAGTTTGCATTTTGGATTTCAGAATGTAA
- the LOC11409870 gene encoding WD40 repeat-containing protein HOS15 isoform X2, whose protein sequence is MASITSVELNYLVFRYLQESGFTHSAFVFGNEGGINKCPIDGNLVPPGALVTFVQKGLQFLEMEANLNNCDADFDEDFSFLQPLDLITKDVHELKKMVNERRRKRQRGKTKESEKEHDGDRGLTREKERQEREKEREKDKENLENHKEQELQNENQISREMVSDQEDKINGTKKEDAKKKDRVNGTKKDDGKKEGKVNGAKKEDKVNVKLEEDGAFGGPEPMDICTTSAFQPCEFLKSDVTILEGHKSEVCACAWSPTGSFLASGSGDSTARIWTIAEGTRKLDSKNDPSSVLVLQHIRGTTTEKNKDVTTLDWNGEGTLLATGSYDGQARIWTTNGELKSTLCKHKGPIFSLKWNKKGDYILTGGFDGSAIVWDVQAEKWKQQFDFHRGSTLDVDWRNNVSFASSSNDTMIHVCKIGENHPVKTFAGHQGEVNCIKWDPTGSILASCSDDNTAKIWSMKQDKYIHDFREHSKEIYAIRWSPTGPGTNNPNKKLVLASASCDSTVKLWDAELGKLIHSLNGHRDRVYTISFSPNGEYLASGSPDKSINIWSLNDGKIIKTYKGNGGIFEVCWNKEGDKIAACFSNNTVCILDFRM, encoded by the exons ATGGCTTCCATCACCTCCGTCGAACTCAATTATCTCGTCTTTCGCTACCTTCAAGAATCAG GTTTCACACATTCTGCTTTTGTGTTTGGGAATGAGGGTGGCATTAACAAATGCCCCATTGACGGAAATTTGGTACCACCGGGGGCTCTTGTTACATTTGTTCAGAAGGGACTACAGTTCTTGGAGATGGAAGCTAACTTGAATAAT TGTGATGCAGACTTTGATGAAGATTTTTCGTTCTTACAACCTTTGGATCTTATCACAAAAGACGTGCATGAACTTAAGAAAATGGTAAATGAAAGAAGGAGAAAACGACAAAGGGGTAAAACTAAGGAATCTGAAAAAGAGCATGATGGTGATCGCGGACTGACAAGAGAAAAGGAAAGACAGGAAAGGGAGAAAGAACGTGAAAAGGATAAAGAGAATTTAGAAAATCATAAAGAGCAAGAACTGCAAAATGAAAATCAGATCAGTAGAGAAATGGTCTCAGATCAAGAAGATAAAATTAATGGTACTAAAAAAGAAGATGCTAAAAAGAAAGACAGGGTTAATGGTACTAAAAAAGATGATGGTAAAAAAGAAGGTAAGGTTAATGGTGCTAAAAAAGAAGATAAGGTTAATGTAAAGCTTGAGGAGGATGGAGCATTTGGAG GACCAGAGCCCATGGACATATGTACAACATCAGCATTTCAGCCGTGTGAATTTCTTAAGTCTGATGTGACAATTTTGGAAGGGCATAAGTCAGAA GTCTGTGCTTGTGCGTGGAGTCCTACAGGATCCTTTCTTGCATCAGG GTCTGGGGATTCAACAGCTCGTATTTGGACAATAGCTGAAGGGACGCGTAAATTAGATTCCAAGAACGACCCTTCGAGTGTGTTGGTGTTGCAACACATCAGGGGTACAACCACTGAAAAGAATAAAGATGTCACTACACTTGATTGGAAT GGGGAGGGGACACTACTTGCAACCGGTTCTTATGATGGTCAAGCACGAATTTGGACCACTAATG GTGAACTAAAGAGTACATTATGCAAACACAAGGGACCCATATTTTCTCTGAAGTGGAATAAGAAAGGAGATTATATTCTTACTGGAGGTTTCGATGGGTCTGCAATTGTATGGGATGTTCAAGCTGAGAAATGGAAACAACAATTTGATTTTCACAGAG GTTCAACACTCGACGTTGATTGGCGCAATAATGTGTCATTTGCATCAAGCTCCAATGACACCATGATACATGTTTGCAAGATTGGCGAAAACCACCCAGTAAAAACTTTTGCCGGGCACCAG GGTGAAGTTAATTGTATCAAATGGGATCCCACAGGTTCAATACTGGCCTCGTGTTCAGACGATAACACTGCAAAG ATATGGAGTATGAAGCAAGATAAGTATATTCATGATTTTAGGGAGCATTCCAAG GAGATCTATGCTATCAGATGGAGCCCAACTGGTCCTGGTACAAATAACCCTAATAAGAAATTGGTGTTGGCTAG TGCATCATGTGACTCTACCGTAAAGCTATGGGATGCAGAACTCGGGAAACTAATTCATAGCTTGAATGGACACAG GGATCGTGTATATACTATTTCATTCAGCCCCAATGGTGAGTATTTAGCCAGTGGGTCCCCTGACAAATCCATAAATATATGGTCCTTGAATGATGGCAAGATCATTAAAACATACAAAGGCAATGGAGGTATTTTTGAGGTCTGTTGGAACAAGGAGGGTGACAAGATCGCTGCCTGTTTTTCTAATAATACAGTTTGCATTTTGGATTTCAGAATGTAA
- the LOC11408558 gene encoding cytochrome P450 81E8-like, which yields MTTFYLSLIISLFFLIITLKVFFNTSRKFKNLPPGPQCLPIIGNLHQLKQPLHHTFHTLSQKYGQIFSLWFGSRLVVVVSSLTIAQECFTKNDIVLANRPHFLTGKYIGYNNTTVAQSPYGDHWRNLRRILSIEILSSHRLNSFLEIRRDEIMRLIQKLAQKSYNGFTEVELRPMFSEMTFNTIMRMVSGKRYYGNDCDVSDVEEARLFRGIIKEVVSLGGANNVGDFLGFLRWFDFDGLEKRLKKISKRTDAFLQGLIDEHRFGKRNSNTMIDHLLTQQQSQPEYYTDQIIKGLMVVMLLAGTDTSSVTIEWAMSNLLNHPEIMKKAKNELDTHIGHDRQVDEHDISKLPYLQSIVYETLRLHAAAPLLVPHLSSEDFSLGGYNIPQNTILMVNAWVIHRDPNLWSDPTCFKPERFEKEGEVNKLLSFGLGRRACPGENLAQRTVGLTLGLLIQCFEWKRIGEEKIDMVEAKGITVGKKTSLNAMCKVRHPLKIKDVF from the exons atgacTACTTTCTATCTCTCACTCATCatctctctctttttccttaTCATCACTTTGAAGGTCTTCTTCAATACTTCAAGAAAGTTCAAAAACCTTCCACCAGGCCCACAATGTCTTCCTATAATTGGAAACCTTCACCAACTCAAACAACCACTCCACCACACATTCCACACCTTATCACAAAAATATGGCCAAATCTTTTCTCTTTGGTTCGGTTCTCGTCTCGTCGTTGTTGTTTCATCGTTAACAATAGCACAAGAATGTTTTACCAAAAACGACATAGTTTTAGCGAACCGACCTCATTTCTTAACTGGAAAATATATTGGCTACAACAATACTACGGTAGCACAATCACCTTATGGTGACCATTGGCGCAATCTTCGACGAATATTATCAATTGAAATACTCTCATCTCATCGTTTAAATTCCTTCTTGGAAATACGAAgagatgagattatgagactaaTACAAAAGCTAGCACAAAAATCATACAATGGTTTCACCGAAGTGGAACTTAGACCTATGTTTTCGGAAATGACATTTAATACTATAATGAGAATGGTGTCGGGGAAAAGATACTATGGAAATGATTGTGATGTGAGTGATGTTGAGGAAGCAAGGTTGTTTAGAGGGATAATTAAAGAGGTTGTTAGTTTAGGAGGAGCTAACAACGTTGGtgattttttgggttttttaaggtggtttgattttgatggtttGGAAAAGAGGCTTAAGAAGATTAGTAAGAGAACCGATGCATTTTTACAAGGGCTTATTGATGAACATCGTTTTGGAAAGAGGAATAGTAACACTATGATTGATCATCTCTTAACACAGCAACAATCACAACCCGAATATTATACGGACCAAATCATCAAAGGACTTATGGTG GTTATGTTACTTGCGGGAACAGACACATCATCCGTAACAATAGAATGGGCTATGTCCAATTTACTAAACCATCCAGAAATAATGAAGAAGGCAAAAAATGAGTTGGACACCCATATAGGACATGATCGCCAAGTAGATGAGCATGACATTTCAAAACTTCCTTATCTTCAAAGCATTGTCTATGAAACCCTTCGACTACATGCAGCAGCTCCATTATTAGTGCCTCATTTGTCATCAGAAGATTTTTCCTTAGGAGGATATAATATCCCACAAAACACAATTTTGATGGTGAATGCTTGGGTCATTCATAGAGATCCAAATTTGTGGAGTGATCCTACTTGTTTTAAGCCAGAGAGGTTTGAGAAAGAAGGTGAGGTGaataaattactttcatttggGTTGGGTAGAAGGGCTTGTCCAGGAGAAAACTTAGCCCAAAGGACTGTGGGCTTGACTTTGGGCTTATTGATTCAGTGTTTTGAGTGGAAACGAATAGGTGAAGAAAAAATTGACATGGTTGAAGCAAAAGGGATCACGGTGGGAAAAAAGACTTCCTTAAATGCAATGTGTAAAGTGCGACATCCATTGAAGATTAAggatgttttttag
- the LOC11410588 gene encoding cytochrome P450 81E8-like, which produces MEQNFLLYIIFSFILLITIKLLFFSRRFKKLPPCPPSFPIIGNLHLLKQPIHRYFHDLSQKYGPIFTLKFGSQFVAVVSSASIAEECFTKNDVIFANRLTSIKTKYLGFNNTNIITSSYGDHWRNLRRISSIEILSTHRLNSFSEIRKDENMRLIQKLSENSHKDFTKVELRPLFAELTFNIIMRMVCGKRFYGNESHDAKNFRDVMNEVQQFGLGSNLGDFIPLFRWFDFSGYHKKIKMVGEKMDALFQGLLDDNRNNRKENKNTMIDHLLSLQESQPDYYSDQIIKGLIMSLIFAGTETSATTLEWAMSNLLNHPEVVEKEKIELDNHIGQEHLIEEVEATKLKYLQNIISETLRLHPAAPMLLPHLSTKACTVGGYDVPQNTMLMVNAWAIHRDPNLWADPMSFKPERFEDGHQGDKHGFIPFGMGRRACPGSGLALRTLSLTLGSLIQCFEWKRIGKEGVDMTEGRGTLLPMAIPLEAQCKARPIINKLFS; this is translated from the exons ATGGAACAAAACTTCCTTCTCTacatcattttctctttcattttgcTAATCACTATAAAACTACTATTCTTCTCCAGAAGATTCAAAAAACTTCCACCATGCCCACCTTCTTTTCCCATAATTGGCAACCTCCATCTACTTAAACAACCAATTCACCGCTACTTTCATGACCTATCCCAAAAATACGGTCCAATTTTCACACTTAAATTCGGGTCTCAATTTGTAGCTGTTGTTTCATCAGCATCCATTGCTGAAGAATGTTTCACCAAAAACGACGTAATTTTCGCAAACCGTTTAACCTCTATCAAAACCAAGTATCTTGGCTTCAACAATACAAACATTATTACCTCGTCCTATGGAGATCATTGGCGCAACTTACGTCGTATAAGCTCGATTGAAATACTCTCCACTCATCGTCTCAACTCCTTTTCCGAAATCCGAAAAGACGAGAATATGAGATTGATTCAAAAGCTTAGTGAGAATTCTCACAAAGATTTCACAAAAGTTGAGCTTAGACCCTTGTTTGCTGAGCTaacatttaacataatcatGAGAATGGTTTGTGGAAAACGTTTTTATGGGAATGAATCTCATGATGCAAAAAATTTTAGAGATGTCATGAATGAGGTGCAACAGTTTGGGTTAGGGTCTAACCTAGGTGATTTTATTCCTTTATTTAGATGGTTTGATTTTAGTGGTTACcataagaagataaaaatgGTTGGGGAGAAGATGGATGCACTTTTCCAAGGACTTCTTGATGATAATCGTAATAATAGAAAGGAAAATAAGAATACCATGATTGATCACCTACTTTCCTTACAAGAATCACAACCTGATTATTACAGCGACCAAATTATCAAAGGGCTTATTATG TCATTGATATTTGCTGGAACAGAAACCTCTGCTACAACATTAGAATGGGCTATGTCTAATTTGTTAAACCATCCAGAGGtagtagaaaaagaaaagattgaatTGGATAATCACATTGGACAAGAGCACTTAATTGAGGAAGTTGAAGCTACCAAATTAAAGTACCTTCAAAATATTATCTCTGAGACTTTACGGTTGCATCCAGCAGCACCAATGTTGTTACCACATTTATCAACTAAAGCTTGCACTGTAGGAGGCTATGATGTGCCTCAAAACACCATGTTGATGGTGAATGCTTGGGCTATTCATAGAGACCCTAATTTGTGGGCTGACCCTATGAGCTTTAAGCCCGAGAGGTTTGAGGATGGTCATCAAGGAGACAAACATGGGTTTATTCCTTTTGGGATGGGGAGGAGGGCTTGTCCTGGGTCGGGCTTAGCCCTGAGAACTTTGAGCTTGACTTTGGGATCTTTGATTCAATGCTTTGAATGGAAAAGGATTGGCAAGGAAGGAGTTGATATGACTGAAGGACGTGGAACTCTGTTGCCTATGGCCATTCCATTGGAGGCACAATGCAAAGCTCGTCCAATAATCAATAAGCTTTTCTCTTAA
- the LOC11410589 gene encoding uncharacterized protein isoform X2: MVGHLKTTTKPSRSDEVLNTEEQIKITNQIKAQFDALTPKRPIKPNRSEPETQQNLVDSTFPSHNIQELEKLQSLQSNSQTILSSKGLVDTQDEFVETKYYQELLSIDKQHHTTGSGFIKAVKDGDEGEYGIQLPASHGETQFRGYKSNPATNDWVPNLNHQHMDYVSSKPNRSEST, translated from the exons ATGGTAGGACACTTGAAAACTACTACAAAACCAAGTCGAAGTGACGAGGTTTTGAACACCGAGGAACAAATCAAGATCACTAATCAAATCAAAGCTCAATTTGATGCTTTAACACCAAAACGACCCATCAAACCCAACAGAAGCGAACCTGAAACACAACAAAACCTCGTTGACTCCACTTTTCCTTCACACAACATACAAGAGCTTGAAAAACTTCAATCTCTTCAATCAAATTCTCAAACTATACTTTCCTCAAAGGGATTAGTGGATACACAAGATGAGTTTGTGGAAACAAAGTATTACCAAGAGTTGTTGTCAATTGATAAACAACATCACACG ACAGGAAGTGGGTTTATAAAAGCGGTTAAAGATGGAGATGAAGGTGAATATGGGATTCAGTTACCTGCAAGCCACGGTGAAACCCAATTTAGAGGTTATAAAAGCAACCCTGCCACAAATGACTGGGTTCCCAACCTTAATCATCAACATATG GACTATGTGTCGTCTAAGCCTAATAGGAGCGAGAGCACCTAG
- the LOC11410589 gene encoding uncharacterized protein isoform X1, translating into MVGHLKTTTKPSRSDEVLNTEEQIKITNQIKAQFDALTPKRPIKPNRSEPETQQNLVDSTFPSHNIQELEKLQSLQSNSQTILSSKGLVDTQDEFVETKYYQELLSIDKQHHTTGSGFIKAVKDGDEGEYGIQLPASHGETQFRGYKSNPATNDWVPNLNHQHMQDYVSSKPNRSEST; encoded by the exons ATGGTAGGACACTTGAAAACTACTACAAAACCAAGTCGAAGTGACGAGGTTTTGAACACCGAGGAACAAATCAAGATCACTAATCAAATCAAAGCTCAATTTGATGCTTTAACACCAAAACGACCCATCAAACCCAACAGAAGCGAACCTGAAACACAACAAAACCTCGTTGACTCCACTTTTCCTTCACACAACATACAAGAGCTTGAAAAACTTCAATCTCTTCAATCAAATTCTCAAACTATACTTTCCTCAAAGGGATTAGTGGATACACAAGATGAGTTTGTGGAAACAAAGTATTACCAAGAGTTGTTGTCAATTGATAAACAACATCACACG ACAGGAAGTGGGTTTATAAAAGCGGTTAAAGATGGAGATGAAGGTGAATATGGGATTCAGTTACCTGCAAGCCACGGTGAAACCCAATTTAGAGGTTATAAAAGCAACCCTGCCACAAATGACTGGGTTCCCAACCTTAATCATCAACATATG CAGGACTATGTGTCGTCTAAGCCTAATAGGAGCGAGAGCACCTAG
- the LOC11410589 gene encoding uncharacterized protein isoform X3: MVGHLKTTTKPSRSDEVLNTEEQIKITNQIKAQFDALTPKRPIKPNRSEPETQQNLVDSTFPSHNIQELEKLQSLQSNSQTILSSKGLVDTQDEFVETKYYQELLSIDKQHHTTGSGFIKAVKDGDEGEYGIQLPASHGETQFRGYKSNPATNDWVPNLNHQHMV, from the exons ATGGTAGGACACTTGAAAACTACTACAAAACCAAGTCGAAGTGACGAGGTTTTGAACACCGAGGAACAAATCAAGATCACTAATCAAATCAAAGCTCAATTTGATGCTTTAACACCAAAACGACCCATCAAACCCAACAGAAGCGAACCTGAAACACAACAAAACCTCGTTGACTCCACTTTTCCTTCACACAACATACAAGAGCTTGAAAAACTTCAATCTCTTCAATCAAATTCTCAAACTATACTTTCCTCAAAGGGATTAGTGGATACACAAGATGAGTTTGTGGAAACAAAGTATTACCAAGAGTTGTTGTCAATTGATAAACAACATCACACG ACAGGAAGTGGGTTTATAAAAGCGGTTAAAGATGGAGATGAAGGTGAATATGGGATTCAGTTACCTGCAAGCCACGGTGAAACCCAATTTAGAGGTTATAAAAGCAACCCTGCCACAAATGACTGGGTTCCCAACCTTAATCATCAACATATGGTATAG
- the LOC112421911 gene encoding uncharacterized protein has product MSQDHRKLNYKLISQSIKTLVHADASVTPKLIIAHIKEKFNYTTTYRKAWLAKNAAIESIYGKWEESYNDLPQWLNVMKETMPGTVFDLKMQIGENGETQFHRLFWAFDPCIHGFKYCKPVVHVDGTWLYGKYKGTLLLAVAQGGNNKTIPIAFALVEGETKEGWSFFLKNLRRHVTKGISVCMVSDRHESIKSAFNDPRNGWQATGSAHVYCIRHIKQNFMRTIKDGDLKDVVNNMGYALNVPLFNYYRGVIQEANQRALDWVDNIPKEKWTQAYDEGRRWGHMTSNIVESWNSVFKGTRNLPVTPIVQSTYYRLSCLFADRDDIVKSNTHHVEQFDRERYTFSVRETINYREGRPMGTFKVDLRAGWCDCGKFQALHFPCSHVIAACSSFRHDYTTLIPPVFKNESVYSIYNTAFKVVHDKSYWLPYDGPVLCHNPNMRRLKKGRPNSTRIRTEMDEEVVERTPTPRRCGLCRHTGHIRRNCPSLNNR; this is encoded by the exons ATGTCGCAGGATCATCGCAAGCTCAACTACAAGCTTATAAGCCAAAGCATCAAAACACTTGTGCATGCGGATGCCTCGGTAACGCCAAAATTGATCATTGCGCACATTAAAGAAAAGTTTAACTACACAACCACGTATCGAAAGGCGTGGTTAGCAAAGAACGCTGCCATCGAATCTATTTACGGCAAATGGGAGGAATCATATAATGATCTTCCGCAATGGTTGAATGTGATGAAGGAGACAATGCCAGGGACCGTCTTCGATTTAAAAATGCAAATTGGCGAGAATGGAGAGACACAATTTCATCGTCTATTTTGGGCCTTCGATCCATGCATCCATGGGTTTAAGTATTGCAAACCAGTTGTCCATGTCGACGGGACGTGGTTGTATGGCAAGTacaaaggaacattgttgcTTGCGGTAGCACAAGGTGGAAACAACAAAACGATTCCAATCGCCTTTGCACTTGTCGAAGGTGAGACAAAGGAGGGctggagtttttttttgaaaaatctaagaagGCACGTCACAAAGGGAATATCTGTCTGCATGGTCTCCGACAGACATGAATCAATTAAAAGCGCATTCAATGACCCAAGGAATGGTTGGCAAGCAACTGGTTCAGCTCATGTGTACTGCATTCGACACATTAAGCAGAATTTCATGAGGACAATCAAGGATGGAGATCTTAAGGATGTTGTCAATAATATGG GATATGCCCTAAACGTACCCTTGTTCAATTACTATCGTGGTGTAATCCAGGAGGCAAATCAGCGTGCATTAGATTGGGTGGACAATATTCCGAAAGAAAAGTGGACTCAAGCATATGATGAGGGTCGACGATGGGGCCACATGACAAGCAACATCGTTGAGTCGTGGAACTCTGTGTTTAAGGGAACACGCAACCTACCTGTTACACCTATAGTTCAATCAACCTACTATAGGCTGTCATGTCTCTTTGCTGATAGG GATGACATTGTTAAGTCCAACACCCATCATGTCGAACAGTTTGACCGAGAAAGGTATACCTTCTCAGTCCGTGAGACCATCAACTACAGGGAGGGAAGGCCAATGGGAACTTTCAAAGTGGACCTACGAGCGGGGTGGTGTGATTGTGGGAAATTTCAAGCTTTACATTTTCCATGTTCTCATGTCATAGCCGCGTGTTCTTCATTTCGCCATGACTACACAACCCTTATTCCACCTGTGTTCAAAAACGAGAGTGTTTACTCCATCTACAACACAGCCTTCAAAGTAGTCCACGACAAGAGTTATTGGCTTCCATACGACGGTCCCGTGCTTTGCCATAATCCAAACATGCGAAGACTAAAGAAAGGTCGACCCAATAGTACCCGCATAAGGACTGAAATGGACGAGGAGGTGGTGGAGAGGACTCCGACACCGAGACGGTGTGGGTTGTGTCGGCATACCGGTCATATTAGGAGAAATTGTCCGAGTTTAAATAATCGGTAG